The following proteins are co-located in the Anaerolineae bacterium genome:
- the ruvX gene encoding Holliday junction resolvase RuvX has product MALDIGERRIGIAISESGLLASPHSVLKRKSKQEDFARLGRLIEELKIDRVIIGLPYSLSGHEKIGPQARRIRRYAEALAEAVATPLEYFDESYSTVEAEAYLINVSPNRPKSSKRNKTSVDAAAAAVILQNYLDAQANWTDK; this is encoded by the coding sequence ATGGCCTTGGACATCGGCGAGCGGCGAATAGGTATTGCCATCAGCGAGAGTGGCCTGTTGGCCAGCCCGCACAGTGTTTTAAAACGTAAGTCTAAACAAGAAGATTTTGCCCGGCTGGGACGTTTGATTGAGGAACTGAAGATAGATCGCGTTATTATCGGCTTGCCTTATTCGTTGAGCGGCCATGAAAAAATTGGCCCTCAGGCCCGCCGGATCCGGCGTTATGCCGAGGCTTTGGCTGAAGCAGTGGCTACGCCGCTTGAATATTTTGACGAGAGCTATTCTACCGTTGAGGCAGAAGCATACTTGATAAACGTATCCCCAAACAGGCCAAAATCGAGCAAACGCAATAAAACCTCTGTTGATGCAGCCGCAGCAGCGGTAATTCTGCAAAATTATCTGGATGCTCAGGCAAATTGGACCGATAAATGA
- a CDS encoding baseplate J/gp47 family protein — protein sequence MEQILKLDKTDDITAIRSRLDFAFPPSPVGSGQWQKRRLLLVVPRGNKALQSLVNMKLLARAAKIKAVELAIVSGHPAVRDYAREAGVKAFGSMTGARWAGWVTAEAPVASPDETLPPVRETEQPGPEAGKTSSTDPQKPASKAAARKRVEKKKYMVVQGRGRIGILQQLGALLLLVILAFILVAGVIALLPQATVTLTPMAKPVEAELVVKADPNVESVDFQSLSFPARTTQVELALSDNIETIETELAPSGLAEGVVTFINRTPDEQIIPISTTLSTSVGEQIKFVIIQTITVPAGIDATASITAVAVELGPKGNVRAGQINRFEEPSFALLARVVNEQAFAGGTMEPAKIVVNDDKERLQAYLRQKIQQEGLKQIQESLGEQEFVPPETLQVIVLDVTYNEFSGDFSDTFSGEMQAVVRGTVVGGYNANRLALAALQAQVPPGYELDVEGLRFAAGEVLDVREGIVTFRVFADGQAVPVIDPHAVADEIAWLPIGEAQAQLSQLYHLAAVPGVELKPDWLVEWVGRLPFVPVRIKVVINDAVTLMADGA from the coding sequence ATGGAACAAATTTTAAAGCTTGATAAAACAGACGATATAACCGCTATTCGCAGCCGCCTGGATTTTGCCTTTCCGCCGTCGCCTGTCGGGTCGGGCCAGTGGCAAAAGCGCCGCCTGCTGTTGGTGGTGCCGCGAGGGAATAAGGCGCTGCAAAGTTTGGTCAATATGAAATTATTGGCTCGTGCGGCCAAAATAAAAGCCGTTGAACTGGCTATTGTCAGCGGCCATCCCGCTGTGCGGGATTATGCCAGAGAGGCCGGGGTAAAAGCGTTTGGCAGTATGACCGGCGCCAGGTGGGCCGGGTGGGTAACTGCTGAAGCGCCGGTAGCCTCCCCCGATGAAACCTTGCCCCCGGTCCGGGAGACTGAACAGCCCGGCCCGGAAGCGGGCAAAACCTCTTCAACCGATCCCCAAAAGCCTGCTTCAAAAGCAGCCGCCAGAAAGCGGGTCGAAAAGAAAAAATACATGGTGGTGCAGGGAAGGGGCCGCATTGGTATTTTGCAGCAATTGGGCGCGCTGTTGTTATTGGTAATATTGGCCTTTATTCTGGTGGCGGGTGTAATTGCCCTGTTGCCACAAGCAACCGTTACCCTGACGCCTATGGCCAAGCCGGTTGAGGCAGAACTGGTGGTGAAAGCGGACCCCAATGTGGAGTCGGTGGATTTTCAGTCGCTCAGTTTTCCGGCGCGGACGACCCAAGTGGAGCTGGCGTTGTCTGACAACATTGAAACCATCGAAACCGAATTGGCCCCTTCCGGTCTGGCCGAAGGGGTGGTTACGTTTATCAATCGCACGCCGGATGAGCAAATTATTCCCATCAGCACCACCCTGTCCACCTCGGTTGGTGAGCAAATAAAGTTTGTCATTATTCAGACTATTACGGTTCCCGCGGGTATTGATGCCACCGCTTCAATTACGGCGGTAGCGGTGGAACTTGGCCCCAAGGGTAATGTGCGGGCCGGCCAAATCAACCGCTTTGAAGAGCCTTCATTTGCCCTATTAGCCCGTGTGGTCAATGAACAGGCGTTTGCCGGGGGCACCATGGAACCGGCCAAAATTGTGGTCAATGATGATAAGGAACGTTTGCAGGCTTATCTGCGCCAAAAAATTCAACAAGAAGGTCTCAAACAAATCCAGGAATCTTTGGGCGAGCAGGAGTTTGTGCCGCCGGAAACCTTGCAGGTGATTGTTTTGGATGTAACCTATAATGAGTTTTCCGGGGATTTTTCTGATACCTTCAGCGGCGAGATGCAGGCAGTGGTGCGGGGGACCGTAGTTGGGGGGTATAATGCCAATCGCCTGGCCCTGGCCGCGCTGCAAGCCCAGGTGCCGCCCGGTTACGAACTTGATGTTGAAGGATTGCGCTTTGCGGCTGGTGAAGTATTGGACGTGCGGGAGGGGATTGTTACTTTCAGAGTGTTTGCCGATGGCCAGGCCGTGCCGGTGATTGACCCGCATGCTGTGGCCGACGAAATCGCCTGGCTGCCCATTGGCGAGGCCCAGGCCCAATTGAGCCAACTGTATCACCTGGCCGCCGTGCCGGGGGTAGAATTGAAGCCAGATTGGTTGGTGGAGTGGGTTGGGCGTTTACCCTTTGTGCCGGTGCGGATTAAAGTGGTTATCAACGATGCAGTGACGTTGATGGCCGATGGTGCCTAA
- the alaS gene encoding alanine--tRNA ligase, producing the protein MTSAEIRRAFLDYFAKKQHTIVPSASLVPINDPTLLFTNAGMNQFKDVFLGLGERPYARVADTQKCMRVSGKHNDLEDVGYDTTHHTFFEMLGNWSFGDYYKKEAIGWAWQLLTQVFGIPGERLWATVFKDEYGELETDEEAAGHWRSETGIRPEQILYFGRKDNFWEMAETGPCGPCSEIHYDRGPETCDRQDDPHHVCQVNGDCSRFTELWNLVFIQYNKQAGGHLNPLPAKHVDTGMGFERVVALLQGVDSNYKTDLFMPVIRRVQEMLGHTNAQVEENIVAYRVIADHGRAITFMIGDGVMPGNEGRASVLRLILRRAARYGRLAGFDGPFLAQVAQVVIDTMGDYFIELKARRQFILNVITQEEERFLKTFNHGLQLMAERVEKLKAAGKTQIPGEEVFKLHATYGFPKDLTRIIAHEEYGFTIDEAGYQQAFKQHTEISGGSKLGEIAVDLLQIYADLLDRLKREGQLSEQGVNHNPYAGTELDGSVVAILRDGQIVDSAAEGQKIEIVLAATPFYLEAGGQVSDTGQIIEAAGAAAPQWSIAVNDVFQPVNGLIVHGGVLTSGAVKVGSPARAMVDSKRRWDIMRNHTATHVLHKELRRVLGTHVVQAGSLVAPDRLRFDFSHAHMVTAEELEEIEQAANAAILAGLPVAAGYKSYDELKQAIAAGEIMALFGEKYGDTVRVVQIGDDPIYSRELCGGTHVQNTQQIGALHIISEGSAAAGVRRIEAVTGRAAQQLVWRQLAALKQSAALLGVPPEEIYPRLHTLAAQLQDKEKQVKALQRKLARAEFERMLSQARKIKGVNLISLQVDAPDVAMLREMSDWFRDRLGSGVVVLATVLDDKPLIIATVTEDLTKRGLHAGKLVKEVAQVVGGGGGGKPTMAQAGGKEASRLAEALAKVDALVSEAIGKM; encoded by the coding sequence ATGACCAGCGCCGAAATTCGGCGGGCCTTTTTAGATTATTTTGCGAAAAAACAACATACCATTGTGCCCAGCGCCTCGCTGGTGCCCATCAACGACCCGACCCTGCTTTTTACCAACGCCGGGATGAATCAATTCAAAGACGTATTCCTGGGCTTGGGCGAGCGACCCTACGCGCGGGTTGCCGATACGCAAAAGTGCATGCGCGTTTCCGGCAAACATAACGATCTGGAAGACGTGGGCTATGATACCACCCACCACACCTTCTTTGAAATGTTGGGCAATTGGTCCTTTGGCGACTACTATAAAAAGGAAGCCATTGGCTGGGCCTGGCAACTGCTCACCCAAGTTTTTGGCATACCGGGCGAACGGCTGTGGGCTACTGTTTTTAAAGACGAATACGGCGAATTGGAAACCGACGAAGAAGCCGCCGGCCACTGGCGTTCCGAAACCGGCATCCGGCCCGAGCAAATTCTCTACTTTGGCCGCAAAGACAACTTTTGGGAAATGGCCGAAACCGGCCCCTGCGGCCCATGCAGCGAAATCCACTACGACCGTGGCCCCGAAACCTGCGACCGCCAAGACGATCCTCACCACGTTTGCCAGGTGAACGGCGATTGCAGCCGCTTTACCGAGTTGTGGAACCTGGTTTTCATCCAATATAACAAACAGGCCGGCGGTCATTTGAATCCCCTCCCGGCCAAACACGTTGACACCGGCATGGGGTTTGAACGGGTAGTGGCCTTACTACAGGGGGTGGATTCCAATTATAAAACCGACCTGTTCATGCCCGTCATCCGGCGGGTGCAAGAGATGTTGGGCCATACCAACGCCCAGGTGGAAGAAAACATTGTGGCCTACCGCGTTATCGCCGACCATGGCCGGGCCATCACCTTTATGATTGGCGATGGCGTAATGCCCGGCAACGAAGGCCGCGCTTCGGTGCTGCGCCTGATTTTGCGCCGCGCCGCGCGTTATGGTCGGTTGGCCGGTTTTGACGGCCCCTTTCTGGCCCAGGTGGCCCAGGTGGTTATTGACACAATGGGCGACTATTTTATTGAACTCAAAGCGCGCCGCCAATTTATTCTCAATGTAATTACCCAGGAAGAGGAACGTTTCCTCAAAACCTTTAATCACGGCCTCCAATTAATGGCGGAACGGGTGGAAAAACTTAAGGCCGCCGGTAAAACCCAAATTCCCGGCGAGGAAGTGTTCAAACTGCATGCCACCTACGGTTTTCCCAAAGACCTGACCCGCATTATTGCCCACGAGGAGTACGGCTTTACCATTGACGAGGCCGGATATCAACAAGCCTTTAAGCAGCATACCGAAATATCAGGCGGCAGCAAGCTGGGTGAAATTGCGGTTGACCTGCTGCAAATTTACGCCGACTTGTTGGACCGGCTCAAGCGCGAGGGCCAATTATCCGAGCAGGGGGTCAACCATAATCCCTACGCCGGGACCGAACTGGATGGTAGCGTAGTGGCCATTTTGCGTGACGGCCAGATAGTGGATAGCGCCGCCGAAGGACAGAAAATTGAAATTGTGTTGGCGGCAACGCCGTTTTATCTTGAGGCTGGCGGCCAGGTGAGCGATACCGGCCAGATTATTGAGGCGGCCGGCGCGGCTGCCCCACAGTGGAGCATAGCAGTCAACGACGTTTTCCAGCCGGTCAATGGTTTGATTGTGCATGGGGGTGTTTTGACCAGCGGCGCGGTTAAAGTGGGCAGCCCGGCCCGGGCGATGGTGGATAGTAAGCGCCGGTGGGACATTATGCGCAATCACACGGCTACCCATGTGCTGCATAAAGAACTACGCCGCGTATTGGGCACGCATGTAGTCCAGGCCGGTTCGTTGGTAGCCCCCGACCGGCTGCGTTTTGATTTTAGCCACGCCCACATGGTAACGGCTGAAGAATTGGAAGAAATTGAACAGGCGGCCAATGCCGCAATTTTGGCCGGTTTGCCGGTTGCAGCCGGCTATAAAAGCTATGACGAATTAAAACAGGCCATTGCCGCCGGAGAAATTATGGCCCTTTTTGGCGAGAAGTACGGCGACACGGTGCGGGTGGTGCAAATTGGCGATGACCCGATTTATAGCCGCGAATTATGCGGCGGCACCCACGTGCAAAATACCCAGCAAATTGGCGCGCTGCACATCATCAGCGAGGGCAGCGCCGCGGCGGGCGTGCGCCGGATTGAGGCTGTAACGGGCCGGGCCGCGCAGCAGCTTGTCTGGCGGCAGTTGGCTGCCTTAAAGCAGTCGGCGGCCCTGCTGGGCGTGCCGCCGGAAGAGATTTATCCCCGCCTGCATACTTTAGCCGCCCAGTTGCAGGATAAAGAAAAGCAGGTTAAAGCATTGCAACGTAAACTGGCCCGCGCTGAATTTGAAAGGATGTTGTCGCAGGCGCGTAAAATAAAAGGGGTCAATCTTATTTCGCTCCAGGTAGATGCGCCGGACGTAGCCATGTTGCGGGAAATGAGCGACTGGTTCCGTGACCGGTTGGGGTCCGGGGTGGTGGTGCTGGCTACGGTTCTTGACGACAAACCCCTGATCATTGCCACCGTTACCGAAGATTTGACCAAACGCGGCCTGCACGCAGGCAAGCTGGTCAAAGAGGTAGCCCAGGTAGTTGGCGGGGGGGGCGGCGGCAAACCCACGATGGCCCAGGCCGGGGGCAAGGAGGCGTCTCGTTTGGCGGAAGCGCTGGCTAAAGTGGATGCTTTGGTGAGTGAAGCGATTGGCAAAATGTGA
- a CDS encoding sortase, producing MVKKPGLLIGLFLGLLACRIVAIPRPVSVASTSSPAELTTLASGSRVPARIVVEKIDLDAPVVEMGWRLQERWGKLISEWDVPDQEAAWHRNSALPGEGGNVVISGHNNSMGGRVFADLEKLEPGDEIILWTSQGDSFVYQVDEKRLVRALGASQEAQEFLQAVMEPTSYEQLTLITCWPNWTNTHRLIIIANPSQG from the coding sequence ATGGTTAAAAAACCTGGATTGTTGATAGGTTTGTTCTTGGGCCTCTTGGCTTGCCGGATTGTCGCCATCCCCAGGCCGGTATCGGTAGCAAGCACGTCATCCCCGGCTGAATTGACTACCTTGGCCTCTGGCAGCAGGGTGCCAGCCCGGATTGTGGTTGAAAAGATTGACCTGGATGCCCCGGTGGTAGAGATGGGGTGGCGTTTACAGGAGCGATGGGGCAAACTGATCAGTGAATGGGACGTTCCAGACCAGGAAGCGGCCTGGCATCGTAATTCGGCCTTGCCTGGCGAAGGGGGAAATGTGGTTATCTCAGGCCACAATAACAGCATGGGCGGGCGCGTTTTTGCTGATCTTGAAAAATTGGAACCCGGTGATGAGATCATTCTCTGGACCAGCCAGGGCGATTCTTTTGTGTACCAGGTGGACGAAAAGAGACTGGTTAGAGCTTTGGGCGCTTCACAAGAAGCGCAAGAGTTTTTACAGGCAGTGATGGAACCGACGTCATACGAACAATTGACCCTCATCACCTGCTGGCCCAATTGGACCAATACGCATCGTTTGATTATTATTGCTAACCCCTCTCAAGGTTGA
- a CDS encoding DUF4397 domain-containing protein gives MQIFVKRFIPLTLFLWLVLGLAVVAQTAGSPRLRGVHASSNAPNGDIYLDNFDSGPFFQNVSYRTVTGYRSVSSPGDHTVILLPAGVSPEDPRKGQVGFSFAEGRDYTVVAMGLLENLELRKFDDDNRPPEAGKTHFRVIHASPDTPPVNICLTNQSDCFVRDLHFGNPSGYYKWSAGTYNLDVRDASTGGILYIANNLNLENGVIYTLFIMGLLHGEPNLEVVVTPDEIRPPPEPPVNGAFLSPTLLILMAVIVTALLGGVGFFAWQHFMKSR, from the coding sequence ATGCAAATTTTTGTGAAACGTTTTATCCCCCTAACGCTCTTTTTGTGGCTGGTTTTAGGGTTGGCCGTTGTAGCCCAAACAGCCGGCAGCCCTCGTTTACGGGGAGTGCATGCCTCGTCCAATGCGCCCAACGGAGATATTTATTTGGATAACTTTGACAGCGGGCCGTTTTTTCAAAATGTATCTTACCGCACAGTTACCGGTTACCGTTCGGTGTCCTCGCCAGGCGACCATACGGTGATTCTTTTGCCGGCCGGGGTTAGCCCTGAAGACCCACGTAAGGGGCAAGTTGGATTCTCTTTTGCCGAGGGTCGGGATTATACGGTAGTGGCCATGGGGTTGTTAGAAAATCTAGAGTTACGAAAGTTTGATGATGATAACCGCCCGCCTGAAGCCGGAAAAACACACTTTCGAGTGATTCATGCCTCGCCGGATACGCCGCCCGTTAATATTTGCCTGACTAACCAGAGTGACTGTTTTGTGAGAGATTTGCATTTTGGCAATCCAAGCGGATATTATAAATGGAGCGCCGGAACTTATAACCTTGATGTTCGTGACGCCAGCACAGGTGGGATTCTTTATATTGCCAATAATTTAAATCTGGAAAACGGCGTAATTTATACCCTTTTCATTATGGGGTTATTGCACGGCGAGCCAAACCTGGAAGTTGTTGTTACGCCCGACGAGATTCGGCCGCCCCCTGAACCGCCGGTAAATGGCGCTTTTTTATCACCAACCCTGTTGATATTAATGGCAGTTATCGTGACAGCTTTGCTGGGGGGGGTGGGGTTTTTTGCCTGGCAACATTTTATGAAAAGCCGATGA
- a CDS encoding tetratricopeptide repeat protein yields the protein MSGEKLHEQGVALFRKGKFQAALEKLEQALAGAAGDTRRMAEIYNDIGVIYKQLENYPAAHQALDEAWTRFTELTDKKGQAQTLGNRAAVYEAEDLLDEAVDAYKQSATMLEEVGENEMAMYVWQAVSRLRMHQGQYIAAIGAYEEGIENIPEGSLKKKILQQILKLPGSLLGGPGKGDKPDQDD from the coding sequence GTGTCTGGTGAAAAGTTACATGAGCAGGGAGTGGCCCTTTTTCGTAAAGGAAAATTCCAGGCCGCCCTGGAGAAATTGGAACAGGCCCTGGCCGGCGCGGCGGGCGATACCCGGCGCATGGCTGAAATCTATAATGATATAGGTGTTATTTATAAACAACTTGAAAATTATCCCGCCGCACACCAGGCCCTGGATGAAGCCTGGACCCGCTTTACCGAGTTAACGGACAAAAAAGGACAGGCTCAAACCCTGGGTAATCGAGCAGCCGTATATGAGGCCGAAGATTTGTTGGACGAAGCGGTAGACGCCTACAAACAATCGGCCACCATGTTAGAAGAAGTAGGCGAGAATGAAATGGCTATGTATGTGTGGCAAGCGGTGAGCCGTTTGCGCATGCACCAGGGCCAATACATTGCGGCCATTGGCGCTTACGAAGAAGGTATCGAAAATATCCCCGAGGGTTCTCTCAAGAAAAAGATTCTTCAACAGATTTTAAAATTGCCGGGGAGCCTGTTGGGTGGGCCGGGCAAAGGCGATAAACCGGACCAGGATGACTGA
- a CDS encoding GAF domain-containing sensor histidine kinase, translated as MAEQLLRANASTSPESIQTYMDDFFDLAAAGNLDTMLRKALGMVVRLLGAEAGSILFQAQTEQHFRSGPFRPEALARIKRWEEVISQRLANSAWNIAGGAAVPISTSRLAENQLVLVNIPLVRHTTVVGSLSLVLPPGSEVTEERRDLLVRIAKGMGRMASLIIELELAQQRLNQMEIFYQVGQALMTTFDVNKLLSDTMQLAVNVIDAGAASIMLVDEKREELVFEVSHGSRAKMLRQQRIPIDEGIAGWVAQHGQPVIANDARTDPRFSHRVDVRTGFLTQSIAAVPMKIKGRVIGVLEVLNKYSEDGFSKEDVRLMSSIAAQSAIAIENARLYQQVRQERDHIIKAQENVRRELARNLHDGPVQLLSAISMSLDHLERLNRVKPEAVHNEIIALRNLVHQATRDARTLLFEMRPVVLETQGLTAAFEHYVNQLRDSEDFVIRFKTTGQVDYDIQVAGTIFSIAQEAINNIKRHARARNILLSLGVEDNRFMVIIQDDGCGFEVNKMMGESMRTGHFGLLNMRERAELIEAELSIESRTEAPNRGTIIRLVLPLPADMSLKQPALKQP; from the coding sequence ATGGCTGAACAACTTTTACGCGCCAATGCGTCAACTTCCCCTGAGTCCATTCAAACTTACATGGATGATTTTTTTGATTTAGCCGCGGCCGGCAACCTGGATACCATGCTGCGCAAGGCTTTGGGTATGGTTGTGCGTTTGTTGGGGGCTGAAGCAGGTTCAATTTTATTTCAAGCCCAAACCGAACAGCATTTTCGTTCCGGCCCGTTTCGGCCAGAAGCATTGGCCCGGATAAAGCGCTGGGAAGAGGTGATTAGCCAACGCCTGGCGAACTCGGCCTGGAATATTGCAGGCGGGGCGGCTGTGCCAATTTCTACCTCAAGGCTGGCCGAGAATCAGCTTGTTTTGGTCAACATTCCCCTGGTGCGCCACACTACAGTGGTTGGCTCGTTGAGTCTGGTGCTGCCTCCCGGCAGTGAAGTAACCGAAGAGCGACGCGATTTATTGGTCCGCATTGCCAAAGGCATGGGGCGCATGGCCTCATTGATAATTGAGTTGGAATTGGCCCAGCAACGCCTGAATCAGATGGAAATTTTTTACCAGGTGGGCCAGGCTTTGATGACCACGTTTGATGTCAATAAATTATTATCGGACACCATGCAGTTGGCCGTTAATGTAATTGATGCCGGTGCAGCCTCAATTATGCTGGTTGACGAAAAACGGGAAGAGTTGGTGTTTGAGGTCAGTCACGGTTCCCGGGCCAAAATGCTGCGCCAGCAGCGTATCCCCATAGATGAAGGCATTGCCGGCTGGGTGGCTCAACACGGACAGCCGGTGATTGCCAATGATGCCCGCACCGATCCTCGTTTTAGCCATCGGGTTGATGTGCGCACCGGCTTTTTAACCCAATCCATTGCCGCGGTGCCCATGAAAATAAAGGGGCGCGTGATTGGGGTATTAGAGGTGTTGAACAAATATTCTGAGGATGGCTTTAGTAAAGAAGATGTCCGGTTGATGAGTTCTATTGCCGCCCAGTCCGCCATTGCCATTGAAAATGCCCGCCTTTACCAGCAGGTGCGCCAGGAGCGCGACCATATTATCAAGGCCCAAGAAAATGTGCGCCGGGAATTGGCCCGTAACTTACACGATGGCCCGGTTCAGCTTTTGTCGGCCATTAGTATGAGTTTGGATCACCTGGAGCGTTTGAACAGGGTTAAGCCGGAAGCGGTACACAACGAAATCATTGCCCTGCGCAACTTGGTGCATCAGGCCACCCGCGATGCCCGGACCTTGTTGTTTGAAATGCGGCCTGTTGTTTTGGAAACCCAGGGTTTAACGGCAGCCTTTGAGCATTACGTGAACCAATTGCGTGATTCCGAGGATTTTGTGATCCGGTTCAAAACAACCGGGCAGGTAGATTACGATATCCAGGTGGCTGGCACTATTTTTTCTATTGCCCAAGAGGCAATCAATAATATCAAACGGCATGCCAGGGCGCGTAACATTTTGCTGTCGCTGGGGGTTGAAGATAACCGTTTTATGGTGATTATCCAAGATGATGGGTGTGGTTTTGAGGTCAACAAAATGATGGGCGAGTCTATGCGGACTGGTCATTTTGGCTTGCTCAATATGCGCGAACGGGCCGAGTTGATTGAGGCGGAATTGAGCATTGAGTCTCGTACCGAAGCGCCCAATCGAGGCACAATTATTCGTTTGGTTTTGCCGCTACCGGCTGATATGTCGCTAAAACAACCTGCCTTGAAGCAGCCTTAG
- a CDS encoding transcriptional regulator, translating to MMPEAVPDTREEKEAVLRRKMLGVKIRNARVRSGLNLKEVGEALGVSAGLISDIEFGRRDVSLPQLEVMAYLFNVPVIYFWSDEPIEEANREFPTLEAIALRQRIIGVLLRQARTEAGRSQEDLAKVLDVPASRISSYEFGKTEIPLPELEKLAAYLNVSLSYFMDQGFSPQETGGGAVTLHEIAQFSQLPKEVREFLLNPANLLYINISMRLSNVSTETLRNLAEGLLEVTY from the coding sequence ATGATGCCAGAAGCAGTACCAGATACAAGAGAAGAAAAAGAGGCAGTTTTGCGTAGAAAGATGTTGGGCGTTAAGATTCGGAACGCGCGCGTTCGCTCGGGGCTGAACTTGAAGGAAGTTGGCGAAGCGTTGGGCGTGTCGGCAGGCTTGATATCGGATATTGAATTTGGCCGCCGGGATGTGTCTTTGCCTCAATTAGAAGTGATGGCCTATCTCTTTAACGTTCCCGTCATCTATTTCTGGTCTGACGAGCCAATTGAAGAAGCCAATCGAGAATTTCCAACCCTTGAAGCAATCGCTTTGCGCCAGCGGATTATTGGAGTGTTGTTACGTCAGGCTCGGACGGAAGCCGGACGTTCTCAAGAAGACTTGGCTAAAGTATTAGATGTGCCGGCTAGCCGAATTTCCAGTTATGAATTTGGCAAAACCGAAATCCCCCTGCCTGAACTGGAAAAATTGGCCGCTTATTTGAACGTATCCTTGAGTTACTTTATGGATCAGGGATTTTCGCCCCAGGAAACTGGCGGCGGAGCGGTTACCCTACACGAGATTGCTCAGTTCTCTCAACTGCCCAAAGAGGTACGCGAGTTTTTGCTCAATCCGGCTAATTTGCTTTACATTAATATCTCTATGCGTTTGAGTAATGTGTCTACTGAAACGCTGCGCAATTTAGCCGAAGGTCTTTTGGAAGTGACCTATTAA
- a CDS encoding response regulator transcription factor — MYALLIAEDADDIAIFSMILQRAGVAVTTAKNLDRAMQNWSERPADIVWLSLAAPSPQAQAQRIRDETLVPLILAVDSLDERLHCQLLKIGADLVITPPFSAKLLIAQVEVLLRRAGTVPTFSLPTLSVAGLTLDPATRTVEITERPIQRLTHLEFRLLYTLMMNRGQIIPTETLVERVWGYTSHGDRDLVRGLVSRLRSKIETDPRQPQYILTAPGIGYSFKEDE, encoded by the coding sequence ATGTATGCGCTCCTCATTGCCGAAGATGCCGACGACATAGCTATTTTCTCGATGATTTTACAACGGGCCGGGGTGGCCGTTACTACCGCTAAAAACCTGGACCGGGCCATGCAAAACTGGTCGGAACGACCGGCCGACATCGTTTGGTTGTCGCTTGCTGCCCCTTCTCCCCAAGCGCAGGCGCAACGCATCCGGGACGAAACTCTGGTGCCGTTGATTTTGGCCGTTGATTCGCTGGACGAGCGGTTGCATTGCCAGCTACTTAAAATAGGCGCCGATCTGGTCATCACGCCTCCCTTTAGCGCCAAGTTGTTAATTGCCCAGGTAGAGGTGCTGCTGCGCCGGGCCGGGACCGTACCTACTTTTAGCCTGCCCACCTTAAGTGTAGCCGGATTAACCTTAGACCCGGCCACCCGAACCGTTGAGATAACGGAGCGCCCCATCCAACGACTCACCCACCTGGAATTTCGCCTGTTATACACCTTGATGATGAATCGGGGACAAATCATTCCCACCGAAACCCTGGTTGAGCGGGTGTGGGGTTACACCAGCCACGGCGACCGCGACCTGGTCCGGGGCCTGGTCAGTCGTCTACGGAGTAAAATAGAAACAGACCCGCGCCAACCTCAATATATTCTGACTGCTCCCGGCATTGGTTACTCCTTCAAGGAAGATGAATAG